The Phaseolus vulgaris cultivar G19833 chromosome 10, P. vulgaris v2.0, whole genome shotgun sequence DNA window TAGGGGATCGATTAACATTTTTCTTGGGTTTATTCATCTGTCAATCCAAGCTACACTTTCCTGAGAAGAAAAGGACCTGCCAGAAACTGCCTCACATCCAATCGTATTCTATTTTTTGACAGAATGGTATACAAGCCTCACTTCTCTAAATGACAGCCAACTTGTGAAACTAAACAATCCTAACAATCACTTGTTAGAGAAGCTTAGGGTAATATCGctatttatttatcttcttgTTAGATTATGCTAACCCAGTTCGATAATTGTAAACTGAGCATAGCAATACAATATAGTTTGATAATTGTAAACTGTGCACAGCAATATAATACagaaagaaatttgatgatAGTAAATTGTGTATAGTAGCACTACGATATAGAAGGAAATAATTTCCCTTATTGCATGTGACTACTTTGGAAATTAAGATTTAAGGTGGATCAAACATTTTCTTCACTCAATTCAGGGtatcattataaatttatcGCAAATCAGAAGGTGAAACATTATGCAGAGGTTGAATAAGCAAACAAGTGAAGATAAATAGTCATATAATATGCAAGCCAAGTATTTAGAGCAAATACAGTAAAAGACCAACTATCACGTGTCTTAAAGAGTAAATCTTTATCTAACACTTAGATACAATAAGCACAGGTGTTATCGGAACATGAGGTCAAACAAAAGACCAGTTCATAAACATAAAGCAAATAcaatgagcattctcttcttcATTCAACACCTTCCAAGCAACAACTCTCTCGTATGAGACGGGTCGCCCCATGCTTGAAAGACAAATACCACCTTGGAGACATGCAAAACCCTACCAAAAAAGGAGAAATTAATTGAAGTATCAGTTATGTTGACAACATACATCCAAATCAGAAAgggacaaaaaataaattatgaaaaaagaGAGCAAGTTCACACTGCTTTACTACAGAAAAATACCAGACCTGTTGAATTATCTGGGGAAATTCTGAAAAGAGAATTTTTCGTCCATGATCATCAAATATTTTCTCCAAAGATATATCTTGTAATGCAACTAGGGTGGTCTCCAGCATGTCAAGCCCAGCTTGGTTCGAGAAAGTGAACACTGGCAATGCCTGcataaacaaaaactaaatGAACGTGCTCTCAAACAAGATAGCGTATATCATGATTGTAGTTATTGTTGAAACTGTTTTCCAAGTCATTGACACTGTTAGCACAAAGTTAGATGAGTCTATCAAATAATGTCATCCATTTCTGTTCTATAACTTAAATGCactatatttttataaagaataaatGATATGATAGACTTGAAACACTGATAAGTAAAGCTCCTTGTCAAGTACTGCATAGAAAATGAGCTTGGAGCAGATTATCAAGGCAAACCAGCTGAATACTACTCCATCTAGCACATTTTAATAGGACACTGGGGCTTTGGTCCATGTTGATACCCTGTACTTCAGAGTATAACCTTTTATCCTTTTCAGGTTAGAAATTTGAATTGCATTATGGCCCCAGAAGGTTCCCGAAATAGATATATGTCACATGTGCTATGaagttgaaataaatttataccTTCAGAGTGCAGCACAATATTGCATCTGAGTGATGCCACAAGGACTTCAGCAAAGATTCATTCCCCTCGTTGTTAGATTTGAGTAACTCCACACCCAAGTAGCacctacaaaattaaaatagtcAGGAGAAAGCTGTGCATCTATCATTAATTACACTGAAAAATAGTAGGTACATAACCATTACAGTAACTTCATAGAGTTCTTCTATGCTAGATCTGACTGAGTTAGAAATAACAAGTAATAGCACAAAATGGAACTACTTAGGAAACTTTGGTCCCGATTTTCTAAAGCTTCTTTTGTCTTTAAAGCTAAACTCCTTCAAATctaaaaaactactttaaattaGCTTTTCTATAGAAGGTCACTTTTTTGGCTTTCCCATTCATTAAACGATAGAATACTTTCATTTTTAAGAGCTTAGAAAATTGGTGTTTGGGCTTAATATTCCTTTAACGAAAAGATATGCCTAAAAAGGCTGAAGCCCTACATAAGAAACTAAACCCTATGTTTCGTTGGTTGAACCAAAGCAATATCAATGAATTTTTTAACACCACtttataaaactataaaaatagGTAGGAAACTTCTGGGTCACAAATTTGTGAGTACAGTGAATTTATGAAAGATGTAAAAAATATCAATGGAATCCATATATAgatattgaattttaaattgaagTCTCTCAATTAATCCTTGTTAGAGTTTTGATGACACAAGATTTTGCAAGATAGATCGGGGTATTTGCATGACTTCTAGTGCCATGCTGCCCAAGTATGGTGCATCTATTACAGAACTCAGCATTTGTTCCGGTAAGATTATTCTCCAAAACGAGCAAAATATGAAAGCAGTAGGATTTGTTTGGAAGACAAGAATTCACAATCAAGAAAGAGGAAATTTCACTATCTATATGAAATCTACCAAATCTAGCAACTTAATTTCTTTATTGAATGAGACAGAATATTAAATTTGGTGACCATCCTTAAAAAAACAATGGTCTCACACAACTTAAAACACATTGCATGAGCCTGAGCCTCAGTAGTGTGCAAGCAGTAAAGTTTACAAACCTGTAACTGTTGCAGATCCAGTGAGCAAGGGTTTGTGCTTCAGGAGTTCCCAATGGTGACCTGAGCCCTGCCTGTGAACTCAAATGAGAAGGAGAAAGTGCTAATGCTACCCTTTGGACTGATGATATAATGCTCCGAACATATTGGCGAGCCATAGATGCTACATGATCTTGCATATGGCTTTCAAATGCAAATTCAAATGCTATTGTCATCACAGATCTCATACAGCTGGAATTTCCAGCACATTCATTTGAGGCTCGGTTTCCACTAGGGCCAATGTCAAGGGCAGATGCAAGGTCAAGGGTGCGATTGGGGCTGGAAGCTTCCTGAAAACATTTCATtgcaataattataatattcttgtccgaaaaaaatacaaacaagaaAATTGGTTCAATAATGTATGAGGCAAAAGTTAGGAGGGGAGTAGAGAGGCTAAATTATAACCAAAAATAAAGTGATTAAAAGACTACATTAGGTAGAGTCAGATAGTTatataacaaattaattttttttaaaataagtccgaaaaaaatacaaacaagaaAATTGGTTCAACAATGTATGAGGCAAAAGTTAGGAGGGGAGTAGAGAGACTAAATTATAACCAAAAATAAAGTGATTAAAAGACTACATTAGGTAGAGTCAGATAGTTatataacaaattaattttttttaaaataatgtgaTATGGATGTATACTATTCATTGATTAGCACTAATTGGGGCTATAAAAATGTATTCCTCTTTTAAACCTGAGTATTAATTTCAGTCTTTATTTCCCATTTTATCTAGCCCTATTTTAGCAGTGATGTAGCTTTCTTTCAACGACCTAGCCTATCTTGCAATAACTAAAATATTCTTGTTGGGGATAATACAAACAAATCAATTGGTTCAACAATGTATGAGGAAAACCTTTCCAGATTCGAGAGGAATAATGCGAAATCCGGAAGGTAGAAGGGGGGCATCATCAGCAAAAGAAGCATCAATTGGAGCAGATATAAGTTCAGCACAGGTGCCCACAGCATTCTCATCCATTCCACTGCAGAGCTGCCAaaccaacaacaaattaattataagaaagAAACTCACATATCTACCTATCCATTAAAGAGGCTTGaggatataattttttttttctctcgtCATATAAatcaaagaaagaagaaagcgAGAACAATGAATTCTTATGTATACCAAGTTTCCAATCGTTATTTTAGTCAGGAGTATTTAATGATGACTAACTAGTTCAGAGCATATAGAAAGCACAACTTAGACGACCAAAAAATAAGAATGTCAAGACCTGtactaaattttaaatgttatgaCTACCGTTTCACATTATGCTTTCTAACCTATTAGTGTTGTATGCATAAATCAGAACAAGGAAACTgggtttttccttcattctgaAAGAGTGAAGCATGGAACAAGCCACATGAGGAAAATAAAACTTACTTGTAAGAGAAACATTTCTCTGGGCATTATCGTGTCCTCAGGAGAATGAGCAATTCCTTCCAATTTAATGACTTCCAAACACTAGCATGAGCAATATAGAAGTTAGTAATTGTTGAATTGCAAAACTATTACAAGCTCTATTGCATAATTAGAACGAATTTATCACCTCTTCATGCTCAATTGTGTGCGCTAGAGGGAGTATAACTTGACCTCCATAATTTCCAACACGAGATCCTGATAAGCTGCAAGGACCAACTTTAATAGCAGCAGCTGTGTAAGCATCCATATTGTTGTCTGCCCATTCAGATCTATGCTCCCGCAGGAACCTTAGGAGAATGGCAGGGGGCACATTCTGGACAAGAGAAATTACATGTGGAAACAGTCTAAGATCAGGATAATGTAAGACCAAAATCTCAATATAAACAATCAGATGTCTGCAACTGAAAACCATTTTTCAGTTAGACAAATTTTCTGGGAGATACTTTTGTTTAGGAAGACAACATAACAAACAAAGGGCgttaataataatcatataacAAATAGGGCATTGTTAGCTTCAAATTCCAAGTTATGGGACGTGGGTTCCACATAGGAAATAAGGGATTCTAGTATGGGGTTTATAATGTCTTGGACTCTCCAACTACAAACAGATAGCTTTTGTGATGTGATTCTTAAAGGTTCTTATCAAGGCATGTTCACCAATAATTCATTACAAAGGTTGATTACTGCTCAAACAAGTCCTTATTCCATCTGAGcaattttttattaactaaGAATTGGTGTTACCACTAACAATAAATGATAATTTGAATAGAGCATGTGCTGAACTAACAATGCAAAGACAGGACCATGCACTAAACATTATGCATTGGACAGACGTttacaatataataatatgagCTTAAACTGTTTCCACAAATATCCAAAAAATTGTGAACAGCAACAAAATAGACATATTTGACTGATacgatttttattttataatttaaaggaAATTAATTGAATCAAAGAATCCTGACCTGTAATAGCATGGATGCTTTGGCACATAGCACTGCATTACTGACAGAAGGAAATCCGTTGGTAAAGGGAAGATTCAGACCCATTAATTTGTCAGGGGATGAATTCACTAGAATAGTAACATCATCTACACCATCATTGCCAATTGTTGTCCATCCCTCATCAGTGAACCCATTGAGTGCTTCATTGAAACCCCTGACATAACATAAAATAGACGTGAGATTCAAATTTATTTCCAAAGACTTTGAACAAAAGCCACACCACTTAAGTAGAATATATTAACCGGCTCAATCTTTGGCTAAGAGCTCGTAGAGCTGCTGGTCGTCTACCCCACCCAGTGACATTAGACTGAGAAACTTCATGTGAGATCTGCCTTAAATGACGTAGGGCCTacttgaaaaattaaaaagagtTTCCCATTTTAAATCTATTAATCAATACTGttactataaaattaaatattataatcatatagatataaataggaacaaaaagaaacaaattatGCATGCTGTTGAATCATCAGGAAATGAGACAGAACAACCATACCGCCATAGTTGTCTTCTGAGCCAGCACTGTTGATGATTCGTACAGTGGCCGTAGCACTTCTGGTACACTCCATGGCTAATAATAGTATAAACATGCTTACGTCAGTTTAAtgcaaaatataattattaatgcAGCAACTCAAATTAATGTACCTCTAAATCCATATGATCAACAATATGGATGATGGAACCACCTCCTTCACAAGGTCTGATTAAGTACCCACTAGGCAGCATCTCTGCCCTAACAAAGTGTTGCACAGTAGGCATGCTTGGACCATTTTGAGTGTTTTTAAGAGACCTCTCACAGATCTAAGGCACACATTGAGAATGATTTagacacatgtcttgaaggagAACTAAACACTAGGTTAGATCATTACATGGGTGAGGTTTGTTATTAACCATAATATCAAATCAAATACAATTTTTTGGACAGGAATTTTTAGAATCATTTACCACTAGACTTCCATCTTCTAAAACAGAGGTATAGCGCAACAACCAGAAATCTCGGGCAGGTGCCAATGTGGTTGGTGCATATAGCTGATCATCAAAAGCAACAAATTAGcatacaaatataatatttggTTCCAATCcattgagataaaaaaaagcCTACATTCATGCACAACGATTTTTTACTTTACCTGCATATAAAGCAGCTCAATGGTTCCACCATTTGCTGTGGGCAGCACATTGAGAACATCAACAGCTCGGCAATCGCGAAACCACAATGGCCGATCTTTGAGGATTTCTGCAACCTGAAAAAAGCATATTTGACCATGTAACCGATAAACTCGAGCCAGACAAT harbors:
- the LOC137818161 gene encoding LOW QUALITY PROTEIN: homeobox-leucine zipper protein ATHB-15-like (The sequence of the model RefSeq protein was modified relative to this genomic sequence to represent the inferred CDS: inserted 1 base in 1 codon), which produces MSCKDGSKNGMDNGKYVRYTPEQVEALERLYHDCPKPSSIRRQQLIRECPILSNIEPKQIKVWFQNRRCREKQRKESSRLQAVNRKLTAMNKLLMEENDRLQKQVSQLVYENGYFRQHTQNATQATKDTSCESAVTSGQHSLTTQHPPRDASPAGLLSIAEETLAEFLSKATGTAVEWVQMPGMKPGPDSIGIVAISHGCSGVAARACGLVGLEPTRVAEILKDRPLWFRDCRAVDVLNVLPTANGGTIELLYMQLYAPTTLAPARDFWLLRYTSVLEDGSLVICERSLKNTQNGPSMPTVQHFVRAEMLPSGYLIRPCEGGGSIIHIVDHMDLEPWSVPEVLRPLYESSTVLAQKTTMAALRHLRQISHEVSQSNVTGWGRRPAALRALSQRLSRGFNEALNGFTDEGWTTIGNDGVDDVTILVNSSPDKLMGLNLPFTNGFPSVSNAVLCAKASMLLQNVPPAILLRFLREHRSEWADNNMDAYTAAAIKVGPCSLSGSRVGNYGGQVILPLAHTIEHEECLEVIKLEGIAHSPEDTIMPREMFLLQLCSGMDENAVGTCAELISAPIDASFADDAPLLPSGFRIIPLESGKEASSPNRTLDLASALDIGPSGNRASNECAGNSSCMRSVMTIAFEFAFESHMQDHVASMARQYVRSIISSVQRVALALSPSHLSSQAGLRSPLGTPEAQTLAHWICNSYRCYLGVELLKSNNEGNESLLKSLWHHSDAILCCTLKALPVFTFSNQAGLDMLETTLVALQDISLEKIFDDHGRKILFSEFPQIIQQGFACLQGGICLSSMGRPVSYERVVAWKVLNEEENAHCXLLYVYELVFCLTSCSDNTCAYCI